The following proteins come from a genomic window of Sorghum bicolor cultivar BTx623 chromosome 3, Sorghum_bicolor_NCBIv3, whole genome shotgun sequence:
- the LOC8069767 gene encoding jacalin-related lectin 19 isoform X2, with protein sequence MQPGGHHRRMVASTKVIKVGPWGGRGGSPWDDGPHRGVRSITVTYGRSLESVRVEYADGNGRPVHGEKHGGGTDRSHSVKIDVDFPYEFLTGVSGCYGAAHRGAPLVVRSVTFTTSRGTVHGPFGDADADGVPFSYPMEGGVVVGFTGRSGWHLDALGLYVAALRPETLRDVVQERGLMAYRSFVYGDAGPARHHQSGRRPFEWCYK encoded by the exons ATG CAACCGGGCGGTCACCACCGGAGGATGGTCGCGTCGACCAAGGTCATCAAGGTCGGGCCATGGGGAGGCCGCGGCGGGAGCCCGTGGGACGACGGCCCGCACCGGGGCGTCCGGAGCATCACCGTCACGTACGGCCGCTCCCTGGAGTCGGTAAGGGTGGAGTACGCCGACGGCAACGGCCGCCCAGTCCACGGCGAGAAGCACGGCGGCGGGACGGACCGCAGCCACTCCGTGAAG ATCGACGTGGACTTCCCGTACGAGTTCTTGACGGGCGTCAGCGGGTGCTACGGCGCGGCGCACAGGGGGGCGCCGCTGGTGGTGCGGTCGGTGACGTTCACGACGAGCCGGGGCACGGTGCACGGGCCGTTCGGGGACGCGGACGCGGACGGGGTGCCCTTCTCGTACCCGATGGAAGGGGGCGTGGTGGTCGGGTTCACGGGCCGGAGCGGCTGGCACCTCGATGCGCTGGGCCTCTACGTCGCGGCGCTGCGGCCCGAGACGCTCCGCGACGTGGTCCAGGAGCGCGGCCTCATGGCGTACCGCTCCTTCGTCTACGGGGATGCCGGGCCGGCGCGCCATCATCAGAGCGGCAGGAGGCCGTTCGAGTGGTGCTACAAATAA
- the LOC8069767 gene encoding jacalin-related lectin 19 isoform X1, whose protein sequence is MQQPGGHHRRMVASTKVIKVGPWGGRGGSPWDDGPHRGVRSITVTYGRSLESVRVEYADGNGRPVHGEKHGGGTDRSHSVKIDVDFPYEFLTGVSGCYGAAHRGAPLVVRSVTFTTSRGTVHGPFGDADADGVPFSYPMEGGVVVGFTGRSGWHLDALGLYVAALRPETLRDVVQERGLMAYRSFVYGDAGPARHHQSGRRPFEWCYK, encoded by the exons ATG CAGCAACCGGGCGGTCACCACCGGAGGATGGTCGCGTCGACCAAGGTCATCAAGGTCGGGCCATGGGGAGGCCGCGGCGGGAGCCCGTGGGACGACGGCCCGCACCGGGGCGTCCGGAGCATCACCGTCACGTACGGCCGCTCCCTGGAGTCGGTAAGGGTGGAGTACGCCGACGGCAACGGCCGCCCAGTCCACGGCGAGAAGCACGGCGGCGGGACGGACCGCAGCCACTCCGTGAAG ATCGACGTGGACTTCCCGTACGAGTTCTTGACGGGCGTCAGCGGGTGCTACGGCGCGGCGCACAGGGGGGCGCCGCTGGTGGTGCGGTCGGTGACGTTCACGACGAGCCGGGGCACGGTGCACGGGCCGTTCGGGGACGCGGACGCGGACGGGGTGCCCTTCTCGTACCCGATGGAAGGGGGCGTGGTGGTCGGGTTCACGGGCCGGAGCGGCTGGCACCTCGATGCGCTGGGCCTCTACGTCGCGGCGCTGCGGCCCGAGACGCTCCGCGACGTGGTCCAGGAGCGCGGCCTCATGGCGTACCGCTCCTTCGTCTACGGGGATGCCGGGCCGGCGCGCCATCATCAGAGCGGCAGGAGGCCGTTCGAGTGGTGCTACAAATAA